In Triplophysa rosa linkage group LG18, Trosa_1v2, whole genome shotgun sequence, a genomic segment contains:
- the cd37 gene encoding leukocyte antigen CD37: protein MASECCLSLTKYFLFLFNLIFFILGSLLLSLGLWMQFSDASFFISATPYISISLFSNLLIISGSVTMSLGFLGCLGSLKAVKCLLGTYFILLTVLLAAQIVGGVLLYTQKTELDKSLEVQTLDLIKSFGRNSSSLQGFEQTLKYIQQEGKCCGWNGKDDWAPGFVPCSCIYIISDVNTTYESHPETCLKCFSNVSISNHTCGIYDQGCNKNIQKWLDENILFILVVILAIAVVEICGMTLSMCLYKESSVDYSAFPY, encoded by the exons ATGGCATCTGAGTGCTGCCTCAGTCTCACCAAATACTTCCTGTTCCTCTTTAACCTGATATTCTTT ATTTTAGGATCGCTACTATTATCTTTGGGACTATGGATGCAATTTTCAGACGCAAGTTTTTTCA tatccGCCACTCCCTacatctccatctctctcttctCCAACTTATTGATCATCAGTGGTTCTGTGACCATGTCGCTGGGCTTTTTAGGGTGTCTGGGATCTCTGAAAGCAGTCAAATGCTTGCTAGgaact TACTTTATTCTTCTAACGGTCCTCCTCGCGGCTCAGATAGTGGGTGGTGTTCTTCTCTACACACAGAAGACTGAG TTGGACAAGTCGCTTGAGGTGCAAACCCTTGACCTAATAAAGTCTTTTGGAAGGAATTCTTCCAGTCTCCAGGGTTTCGAGCAAACTCTCAAATACATTCAGCAGGAG GGCAAATGCTGCGGATGGAATGGTAAAGACGATTGGGCTCCTGGTTTTGTACCCTGTTCATGCATCTATATCATCAGCGATGTCAACACAACATATGAAAGCCATCCAGAGACATGccttaaatgtttttcaaatgtttctATTTCAAATCACACCTGTGGAATTTATGATCAG gGTTGCAATAAGAATATACAGAAATGGCTGGACGAAAATATTCTCTTCATCTTGGTGGTTATTTTGGCCATTGCTGTTGTGGAG ATATGTGGTATGACCCTTTCGATGTGTCTGTATAAAGAAAGTTCGGTGGATTACAGTGCATTTCCGTACTAA
- the gall gene encoding galanin peptides-like: protein MSWALFFTVCILASHLSKTYSMTLRNPEKKGWTLNSAGYLLGPYAHRSLNVKHRAAVGKRDMWNDISSLPTYRNSYNDSYLPSLLAHLAYLQLKEMGMTEDFSSTTHNVK from the exons ATGAGCTGGGCTCTGTTCTTTACAGTCTGTATCTTGGCATCACATCTCTCAAAGACGTATAGCATGACCCTCAGG AATCCAGAGAAAAAGGGCTGGACTCTGAACAGTGCCGGGTACCTATTAGGACCTT ATGCTCACAGAAGTCTTAATGTAAAACACAGAGCAGCGGTGGGCAAAAGAGATATGTGGAATGATATTTCCAGTTTACCAACATACCGCAATTCATACA aTGATTCATATCTTCCTTCATTACTGGCTCATCTTGCCTACCTGCAATTAAAAG AAATGGGAATGACTGAAGATTTCAGCAGCACTACAcacaatgtaaaataa
- the valopb gene encoding vertebrate ancient long opsin b, with the protein MPAFVAVMESSGSSVTESTDIIKPDDPFSGPLKSVAPWNYTFLACLMFIVTSLSLTENFTVMLVTFRYKQLRKPLNYIIVNLSVADFLVSLTGGTISFLTNAHGYFFLGVWACVLEGFAVTFFGIVALWSLAILAFERFFVICRPLKDVRLGGKHAAMGLVFVWIFSFIWTFPPVVGWNSYTISKIGTTCEPNWYSTDYYDHTYIITFFTTCFILPLGVIIISYGKLIQKLRKVSNTHGRLGNARKPDREVARMVIVMIIAFMVGWTPYAAFSITVTACPTIHIDPRLGSIPAFFSKTAAVYNPIIYVFMNKQFRKCLIQMFKGNGTSLNSTNLNQTSDKGAITATADSHLVEMSTIAARVPISMCHVEKSEEDEEEEESD; encoded by the exons ATGCCCGCATTTGTAGCTGTCATGGAATCGTCTGGGTCTTCAGTCACCGAGTCCACCGACATCATCAAACCCGACGATCCCTTCTCGGGTCCCCTAAAGTCTGTCGCGCCCTGGAATTACACTTTCCTCGCGTGTCTGATGTTCATAGTGACGTCACTCTCTCTGACAGAGAACTTTACTGTGATGCTCGTAACCTTTAGATACAAACAGTTGAGAAAGCCGTTGAATTATATCATCGTCAATTTATCTGTTGCTGACTTTCTAGTTTCACTTACAGGAGGCACCATAAGTTTTTTAACTAATGCGCACGGCTACTTCTTCCTGGGCGTCTGGGCGTGTGTGCTGGAGGGATTTGCCGTCACTTTTTTCG GGATTGTGGCGCTGTGGTCTTTGGCAATCCTGGCATTCGAGCGTTTTTTTGTGATCTGTCGGCCTCTAAAAGACGTCCGGTTGGGTGGCAAACATGCAGCTATGGGTCTTGTTTTTGTATGGATCTTCTCCTTTATATGGACCTTTCCGCCAGTTGTGGGCTGGAACAGTTACACAATCAGCAAAATTGGCACCACCTGTGAGCCTAACTG gTACTCCACTGATTACTATGACCACACTTATATCATCACCTTTTTCACCACCTGCTTTATCCTTCCTCTCGGTGTGATCATTATCTCATATGGTAAACTTATACAGAAACTCAGAAAG GTATCAAACACACATGGAAGGCTGGGTAACGCACGTAAGCCTGACCGTGAGGTGGCACGGATGGTCATTGTGATGATAATAGCATTCATGGTTGGATGGACGCCTTATGCAGCGTTCTCAATTACTGTCACCGCTTGTCCCACAATCCACATTGATCCTCGCCTGGGCTCTATTCCGGCCTTCTTCTCCAAGACAGCAGCTGTATATAATCCCATCATCTATGTGTTCATGAACAAACAG TTCAGGAAGTGTCTGATCCAGATGTTCAAGGGCAATGGCACCAGTTTGAACTCAACCAATTTAAATCAGACATCAGACAAAGGGGCCATCACTGCAACAGCTGACAGTCACCTCGTGGAGATGTCCACTATTGCTGCCCGCGTTCCCATTTCCATGTGCCATGTGGAAAAAAGTGAGgaggatgaggaagaggaggagtcAGACTAG